TGAGATTTACGGAGTATGCGGGAATGACTACGGCTTTTGGAATGCCAGATCCTAAAAGTCACACTTTTGCCAAAGcgccccccaccctcccgcctTTCCACCGCGGAGCGTCCGTCCCTCCCTCCCGGGGGCCCTCGGAGCGGCCGAAGCAGGGGTGGGAGGCAGAGGGGCCGGGAGCGCGGGGGCgcgggcgcgcgcgcgcgcggctCACCTGCCAGGCTGTTGTAGCAGTCGATCTCGATGGCTTCCAGCGTCTGGCTCTGCTCCGCCGAGAGGTGGCCGGGTTCGGGGGCCCCGGGCAGGGAGGCCGCGTGCGAGTCCCGCTCCCGGTCCCCGGGGGGCGGCAGCAGTCCCTTGAGCTCCAGCAGCGCGCGGTGGTATTTGCCGATGGCTTCGCGGAATTTCTTGTCCTTGTAGCACTGGGCCCCTTGGCTCTTGAACTCGTGCGCGCGCCGGAGGAGCTCGGCGGGCTCGGCCGCCGCCCCAGCCTGGCCGCCGCCCGGGACgcacgccgccgccgccggccgcgGCCGCTCCCCCGCCGCGGGAGGACTCGGGTTCCCCTTGGCCGCGGCCGCCGCGCTCTTTCTTTCCATTCGGCCGCCTCCCGCGCGCCCCGCCGCGTCCTCCGGGCTTTAAAAGCGGCGGGCGCCGGCGGCGCGCCTCGCGGGCTGGGCTGCGGTGCTGGCACCCCGCGGCCGTCGGTCGCCCCGCACGCCCATGCTCCCCGGCGGCTCCGGGCGGCTGCTCGCTCTTCCCGCTCCGAtggcctcccctccctccctgcgcccgcccccgccctcccccactcCCGCGCCGCCCGCCGTCTCCCCGCCCTCCTCCCTCCCGCAACCCGCGGGCGGTGGCGAGCTGGCCCCCGCGCGCTCGGCGCGGACGATCGGGGGGACCCCGTGAGCCCGATTGGGGGGACTGGTGCTGACCCGGAAGGGGCTAGGTTCTCTCCAAGGACGGGAGGATTCACGACCAACAACATCGCGCTCTGCCCTTGGAGACGCAGCTCGTCTGGAAGACGCCAATGGGAaacggagtgtgtgtgtgtgtgtgtgtgtgtgtgtgtgtgtgtgtgtgtgtgtgtgtgcgtgcgtgtgtgtgtgtgtgtgtgtgcgtgtgttggggGGAGGGCGGTAAGAGGAGGGGCGCGGCAGCAACGAAATGCACGCAGACTCGCCCTCAGTAGGTTACTTGAAAAGTGAGGCAGCGAGCAAGGAACGCCCGGGGCTAAGACCTAAAATAACGCTGCTGCTTCGGGGTACTGCATTCCTACGTTAAGGGTTCCGGCCCATTTTGGTGGGCCCAGGTTGGCCTGAGATAGGCACCTCCGTGGGTGACCCACAGGGAGCCCAGAACGGCGAGTGCACGCGTTGTGCCCCACGATGCTATCTACGTGTGCTCACACCTCCTGAACGCACGACTGGGCAGAATGAATCAGACCTCGAAGGATGGAAAGCACCTGTTACTGTGGGTCATCCGCCTGGGCACGCATGCCTTCTAGTTTCGATTGCCCGCACAGTTtctgttctttctctctgctctttcCTTCATCCCGACCTTCACTCAACCCGGGTCTCAACTGCCTGGTGAGGGACTGCTAGGGCTGAGGCTGACAAAAATGCCACCCTCAAGAAATTCCCTGCCTACTGGAGGAGGGGATCTTCGCTGTTGGTAAACCCAGGGTCATTGGCTACCTTCCAATACCCCTGAGTCACGTGACCCTGCGTGTCACAGAAGCAAGCATTGTGGGTactgcaccatcttcatgatcCTTGGCAGATTGTTGTAGGGAGTGCATACAGAGGCCCTCCCAACCCAGTCGGCTCATTTTCCAGCCTTATGCCAGACAATAGTCTGTTGGGATCCATaggggcttctctctctctctatctctctctctctctctccccaccataCAACAACAGTTACTTTTATTCTTTAAGGGCTCATACTGCAAATATTCAACCAAGCATGTGCTTTAATCCTGTGGGTACAAaagcatatttttattttatttatttatttatttatttttacaaaataaccctatcaccttcaaagttctctccatcacacttaatacattttccgaatctgtgattccattcttggcaacacttttcaaacccatctgcttGGATGgtggacagcacctccctcgggttttttcttcacttcctctatggcatcaaatcgctgtcctttcctgtccctcttcattcgaggaaacaaaaagaagtcccacggagcaaggtcaggtgagtaaagtgtgtggggcaagaggggtatgctgttttttgcccaaaaatggcACGCTGAGATGGTTGCGCGAACAGGTGCAATGTCGTGTTGACAaaatctgtcacaaatcaggcctttgtgaTCACACACTGTCCCACTATCTTTTCAGTACCTGTaaattgaaagcttgattaactgttTGACCagtgaaacaaactccaaatgcactatgagttgacatttttgtctgttgatGACGTCCAGtgtgagatttgtcatcaatcatttcacctttttttaaacaagaaaacTACTTATACACTTGAGGTGTTCCCAGTGCACTATCCTTGTAAGTTATGTTCAACGTCACAATGGTTTCTGCCGCATTTTTTCCCCAagtgggaaacaaaatttcacagctgcacactgttctcttaaattggccatcacacacacacacacacacacacacacaaacaaaccgaggtttgagtgaaactgccttTACAAAAAATTTCACCATAACGAAAGAGAAtattcccaggcaacgccactgggtgcactaactcagagcgagttgtttactgcttgcctagtgggaaaaaaatgtgtactatgaaatctttgcccagcggagcttttttTCTGCTTGTTTTTTTAGGGGTCACCTctggtatgaaacccaggattactgaacctacagggacagcaagtagaaaatAGGGTTTGGGGGAGTGAAGGGATACAGTGGTGATGGGGGTTAAAAGAGGATGTCAAGGAGTTCGTGTAGAAACAGATTgtctggaaactgtggtagcaattgtacaattctaactgatatgattgaaatatagaatgatatgatatatgttttaagtcccaactaataaaaataggagataaaatgataagttattacattttaacctatgtgggaaacaaagatttctcccaagtcgtctcccccaaatatatgttagacttaggacactgcttgcagctaatggtaaatgattgtcaagttacctccctgaaggcagtcagcggTCAGACTacagtctggtcccaccacaagtaggcCTTACTCCcttctgttaaggacaatgggctactactCCCTAAAGGCTTACAGCCATCAGTTTGGTCCCTACAGGGTagatttacaccctactgataatggtttctacagtgagccagagaacaggtcaaaccaactCAAAcacccaaagttaggctgccatcctgaatccaagatccgcccatcttgtcacatgtatacccccaatcccatcacttcctattgcgtggatactcctagatcaccccctcccattactgtattaccctaCAGCACAACCCTtacctgtgacatatgtcctcacctgtaattagggggtttgcacattctcagagaatataaaagcctgggttagcaataaagatctctccccacgtggaccaccaagtgaagcTGAGATGAACATGCTACCatcaaatgtgtctgactccattatttccatctctcatgctctctatgactttactataatctgtaCTTATTATTGCTATACATTTGCGCCTACCGGCCCCGTGATGATGTGGGAGGGGCTGGTAACTCCGACATAACTATATCTGCTGTAATTGAGTTCACGATgccctctgtctgataacaggcgaTTCACAGCCTTCAACTAAGGTCAAAGGGATTCACCACAGGCTGAATCTGTTGCAATTCCCTCCTTGAAATTTAGATTGTATTATGTACCATCCTTAAATTGTACAGCTTcatgtgcttccttcatgtggacttagtcaatacctcatttagatggctgcttgtttgaagacaagcctttactaCCCCAGACACGATTCTTTCTGGTAGCCCAGGCCCCGTCGAGTTTCTTCCCCGCactttgctatggcacccatatcttcagaaagttcacttttcatgaaggtgagcataaaGCAAAACCTTGCACTAGAACTAATTGGTTTTATTTGGGCTAGGATTAAGTCTGAGCCCCAAATCCACGCATATACCTATGGTTTATATAGCTCTGATTCACCtttgagacatcattgtcattttatgtagagaacattatcaatcattaccctgaggcataaggtaatttattgatagtgtcattaatttagccaattgtGTAGAATTTAAAGCAATTGTATAGAATTTACACAATTTAGTATAAGAAATTATACAAGGAAGGCCAACCACAAACTGTGATACATGAATCATTGACTTGTACAAATTAAGCTATTAAGTGATTAGACTACTCAAACAATGGAGGTTAGTGCTGTGACTAAATTTTCAGTAATATTCATTGACAGCAGCAGAACCATGCCCACCAGATTAATACTTGTCATAATAAATCAAACCCAACCCGGGGCCAtccagtagatgctgactcatgacagctctgtaggacagggtaggactgtccctttGAGTGTCTGAGTccctaactctttatgagagtagaaagccccacctctctctagtagagcaactggtggtttcaaactactgaccttgcagtttgcagcacaacacataaccactacgacactagggctcctcagaataaagcaaggagggcattgaaATAGTAAGTTCATGGTAATCCCAGCCCACCATTctctgggcaccctcaaagcaagagacctgaaccaaagtccaatgatcgCCTGTTCTACACCTGGGGATAACAGTCGTGTGTTTCTTTTCACACAGGGAGTTTCAGCCTGAAGACCAAggactacaggtgagtttgagggaaAGCTTAGTTCACTTAGCAGGGCTTCCACATCAAGTCTTTCTTGTGTGCCTGTGAAGAATGGTGTGCGCCTCGAAAGAACTGAGtctgacacgacatccctcactgacccatagcccgacaggggacaacactggagacacagtgtgggaattgcgcctgatctgatcccagcacacctaggcaaaacactaagggcgtgcaacagaacagcaaggggaacagagcaaaggaGTCTCCaggaaatacaaaaaataaagtttggggccagggcttggcgccccaacagattcgactggaaaacattcctaaaggccaacaaacagtccttgaactaactataagcttctcttttttgttgttgttctgtcttttgtttttgtcatccgttttttgttgttgatgttttgttttcttttgtggcttggttttgctctgtcttgtttttgtgcatgttattatctccacaggtctgtctaaataagctggatgaacaatctggaggagaaaacagcaggactgaCAGAtctaggggacatgggagagggggaggtgggtggaaaggaagtggtgttaacaaacccaggaacaagggaacaacaagtgatccaaattggtggtgaggtgggtgtaggaagcctggtaggacattttccaagggtaatgtaacctaggggaattactgtaacccaaatgaaggctgagcatcatagtgagacaagagaaaagtaaaaggaaatagaagaaagagctaggcggcaaagggaatttatagaggtctaaataaaggcatgtaaatatatatgtgaggatggggaaatagatttatgtgcatatattgataggattagtattaaagtagcagatggacattgggcctccactcaagtactccctcaatacaagaatactttattctattaaggtgagcattccatgatgctcaccttcctgacataatctctgaagacaaagggggtgcataagcaaatgtggtgaaaaaagctgatggtgcttggctatcaaaagataaagcatctgagtcttaaagacttgaaggtaaacaagcggccatctagctcagaagcaacaaagcccatgtgaaagaaacacactagcctatgtgatcacaaggtgttgaagagattaggtatcaggcatcatcagaacaaaaaaatcatatctttgtgaatgagggggagtgcggagtggggacccaaagtccatctataggcaactagacatccccttacagaagcgtcgcggggaggagacaagccagtcagggtgcagtgtagcaacgatgaaacatacaactttcctcgagttcctaaatgcttcctccccacccactatcatgatcccaattctaccttacaaatctgtctagaccagaggatgtaccctggtacagataggaactggaaacagggagaccaggatgaatgatcccttcaggaccagtggtgagagtggtaatactgggagggtggggtagaaagggggaaccgattacaaggatctacatataacctcctccctgggggatggacaatagaaaagtgggtgaagggagtcgtcagacagtgtaagatatgacaaaattataatttataaattatcaagggttcatcgggGAGggggaaagcaagtgttttgagaatggtgagggtaatgaatgtacagatgtactttatacggttgatgtatgtatacattgtgataagagttgtatgagcccccaataaaatgattaaaaaactgaATCTGAAATCCCACTAGTCAATagcacatggcttgggtcatcaAGGTCAAATGTCCAATTGAGAACATAGTACCAGGCATATTCTCCCCCTGGGTTCTATTTAAGTATTCGTCAAAGCATTTTCTCCATGATGGGAGGTTGTTCCACCCCATTTTCCAACTAACAGGAATGTAATCTCTTTTCCAAGAcatcctttccctcctccctcatcttgacttgaatttccagtaagatttGCTTATTACTCTGGTAGGAGCATCTGTTGATTTAGGGTGAGCTCAGAACAATTTTGTATGGCACCAACTaaatggtcttctccctctccccacatctTGACAAACTGACCCCAGCCGAGGCAAGGTCTCCATTCATCTAAGCCTTTAGAAGAAGAGTTTGGATTTAATTTTGTAAGCAGTGGAAATGGTGCCTTCTTTCTTTGTGATGttaagaaaaaaatctattctGAATTAGTGATTTTCAAATGTGGTCCCCAGACATGCAGTGTCCGCACCATCTAGGAAACGGAATGAAACTTCTAGGACCCCACTCCAGACCTACTAACTCAGGAACTTTTTGACTGTTGTCCTTCAAGTTGTATTTTAACAAGCCCTCCGAGTAATTCTGGTACATGCTCAAGTCTGAGCACCTCTGTTCCAAAGCTGTGCAGCTGTCACAGTGTAGACCTTGAACCACCAGAATCATCTTCCCTGGAAATAACTTCGTCTGGAAGTTCATGACATTTTCAAGACTTTGCCAACACTATCATTCCAAGACTCTGGATGTCCTTATGCACATACACAGAGGTGATTGGAGATACCTTGGTGAGAACGTCCATTTGTAGCAAACTAGGCAGAcatgccacatagacctaccacaACGCAACAAGAGACCCAACGGAACAGATATGGATGAGAATCCTGCAACCCTGAGCGCCAGAGGCAAGGATAAAACCTGGAGACACTGTTTTCCTGATTTAGACCATGcattattcccttgctctgtgctAATGACCACCTCTTGTTCtatatataggttccttatgtgCACGAccaagcgttctggaattcctatttgcAATGATttccatcatttgttatgatctacacagccaAGTGCTTATGcgcagtcagtaaaacacaggtaaatatctatgttagtctggatagactatagaaacaaattcatagacactcatatgtttataagagaaaactttagatcaaagagcaatagtacattaagaaaacaccgcagcccaatccagatcaagtccataagtcctatattacccCTTATGTTGAtacgagtccataaattcctctttagactcacacagccatgtaatgatgccaaatgcaggaagatcacaggccagtggggggaaaatcgtgtggacccagtggcagcggaagtatctcagcgctggcatgggtctccatctggctcctccagctccagggctctggctccatcagcatagctccatgtggcttgtcagcaggaagatgaggcagagaatctgtgtgttctgcctccagggaggaagacagtagttcccagaatcctcaggagagggccatggccacacagaggccttattggctgtgacctgattgacagcccagactccacctcttcccaggtagacagattatataactgccacaatatctttctggtattctctgatttcagtcaagatccatctgacatcagtaatgatatccctcagATCCAGCTTAAATTTCTTACAGGTCTTTGTTGATATACTGCGgcaactatttaaaaaattaccTTCAGACCAAAATTTGCTTTTATGTGGTATTTATTGTATTATTTGaccatttctgcattctgttggatcacctttctttgggatgaacATAAACAAAAACGTTTTTCAGTCAATTGTCCagatatctgtcttccaaattcctgggCATAGACAAATGACACTCCCATCATGGTATCTGTTTGTTCAAGCATCTCAGTAAGTGTTCTGTTCCCATAACTTTGTTTTCCCTGAATGTCTTTATGTAGCTCTACCTTCACCCTTCAATGCCATGGGTTTCAGAAATGGCTGAATATTTATAATAATAGTTAAAAATGTTAAGTCCTTATTGTTAATGGctgcataatatttcattgtgtgtctATATCATAGTGTACTTACCCATATTTTCCCATGGCCAGGCCAACTTGAActccattttttgttgttgttttaagtcacactgaaataataaaaataattatatgaatTAAGCATTATGTTTGCTTTATCGATACCAATGCATTTAATCCTCATAACAACCTGCTGAAGAAGGTGCTATTATGCTGATGATGGACATCGAGTCAGAAACACTCACCAAGGTCACACTGCTAGTAAGAAGCAGAGGTGGGATTTAACTTTTAAGCAATCTGGGTTTAGCTTCAATGCTCTTAACTATCCTTATATCTAAAAATTTGTCTGACTTTTCCCTACAAGAAATAAGtcatgttttttaaatttttgaatgATATCAGTTTTCTTTGGGGAAAGTTTTATCAACTTATGCTTTCCCCAAGCATTCTTGAAAGCATTGAAATTTAGCatttaaaagatattttcaaaCTTGGTACATAAAGACTCTA
This genomic stretch from Tenrec ecaudatus isolate mTenEca1 chromosome 14, mTenEca1.hap1, whole genome shotgun sequence harbors:
- the TTC9 gene encoding tetratricopeptide repeat protein 9A; this encodes MERKSAAAAAKGNPSPPAAGERPRPAAAACVPGGGQAGAAAEPAELLRRAHEFKSQGAQCYKDKKFREAIGKYHRALLELKGLLPPPGDRERDSHAASLPGAPEPGHLSAEQSQTLEAIEIDCYNSLAACLLQAELVNYERVKEYCLKVLKKEGENFKALYRSGVAFYHLGDYDKALYYLKEARTRQPTDTNVIRYIQLTEMKLSRCSQREREAM